A window of Planctomycetota bacterium contains these coding sequences:
- a CDS encoding VPLPA-CTERM sorting domain-containing protein, giving the protein MKTTIIAAALAVASGQALAGNVWLNSAKVSNYTETGSVGQAKYRMSNTNFDMSLDHGLGTNPGQFISHGLGNNTQLNNVVFNFSVNFIAGEGMIFRMVNTNTNAAFNLAWGTFSSPLPAGTTNSVATLNGFAPNRSFNTIQLFADARFNPSQMQWSNLAFTSAGLTVADNSLLTGGQVENPENPGSPPPGTQHTQRIVSDMDLSTFNWTLTGQIRGYRTGAGGDELTRYVIGLKESNFQIIPLPTGAGLAFAGLGVLGVRRRRA; this is encoded by the coding sequence ATGAAGACGACGATCATCGCCGCGGCGCTCGCCGTGGCCTCCGGACAGGCCCTCGCGGGCAACGTGTGGCTGAACTCGGCCAAGGTTTCGAACTACACCGAGACCGGCAGCGTCGGTCAGGCCAAGTACCGCATGTCGAACACCAACTTCGACATGTCGCTCGACCATGGCCTGGGCACCAATCCCGGCCAGTTCATTTCTCATGGTCTCGGCAACAACACCCAGTTGAACAACGTCGTGTTCAACTTCAGCGTGAACTTCATCGCTGGCGAAGGCATGATCTTCCGGATGGTCAACACAAACACCAATGCCGCGTTCAACCTGGCTTGGGGCACTTTCAGCAGCCCGCTTCCGGCCGGCACGACCAACTCGGTCGCGACGCTGAATGGCTTCGCCCCGAACCGCTCGTTCAACACGATTCAGCTCTTCGCCGACGCCCGCTTCAACCCCTCGCAGATGCAGTGGTCGAACCTCGCCTTCACTTCGGCCGGGCTCACCGTCGCCGACAACTCGCTGCTCACCGGCGGGCAGGTGGAGAATCCGGAGAACCCCGGCTCGCCTCCCCCGGGCACCCAGCACACCCAGCGCATCGTCTCCGACATGGACCTGTCCACGTTCAACTGGACGCTCACCGGCCAGATCCGCGGCTACCGCACCGGCGCGGGAGGAGACGAACTTACTCGCTACGTGATCGGCCTCAAGGAGTCGAACTTCCAGATCATCCCCCTCCCCACCGGCGCGGGTCTCGCGTTCGCTGGGCTGGGCGTGCTGGGCGTTCGCCGCCGCCGCGCCTGA
- a CDS encoding transcription termination/antitermination NusG family protein, which produces MATSADIGGSSAIEERGDERRDGDAARWWVLRVKARQEKTVARTLDAAGVEFLLPVQRRRQAWARGRVYEIPLFPGYVFARSAGRLSDRELGVGRVVQVIRVEDQARLDHELRQIRLAMEAGVVLAPAKYLERGTRVVVTGGALRGVEGVVEGLDAPDRVYLQVHTLGRALTVEVSPTLVARAG; this is translated from the coding sequence ATGGCGACGAGCGCAGATATCGGCGGGTCGAGCGCGATCGAGGAACGCGGGGACGAGCGGCGAGACGGCGACGCGGCACGCTGGTGGGTGCTGCGGGTGAAAGCCCGCCAGGAGAAGACGGTCGCCCGGACGCTCGACGCCGCGGGCGTGGAGTTTTTGCTGCCCGTCCAGCGACGGCGGCAGGCCTGGGCGCGCGGCCGGGTGTACGAGATCCCGCTGTTCCCGGGGTACGTATTCGCGCGGAGCGCCGGACGCCTGTCGGACCGCGAGCTGGGCGTCGGGCGGGTCGTGCAGGTGATCCGCGTCGAGGACCAGGCACGCCTGGACCACGAACTGCGACAGATCCGCCTCGCGATGGAGGCGGGGGTGGTGCTGGCGCCGGCGAAGTACCTGGAACGCGGCACGCGGGTGGTGGTGACGGGCGGCGCGCTGCGCGGCGTGGAGGGCGTGGTCGAAGGGCTCGACGCGCCCGACCGGGTGTACCTGCAGGTGCACACGCTGGGACGAGCCCTGACGGTGGAGGTTTCGCCGACGCTGGTGGCGCGC